In Methylococcus geothermalis, one genomic interval encodes:
- a CDS encoding c-type cytochrome, which yields MRPLFSCLFLGFGLAVGVTHALAEALPLSEWRRELAAKPQGDAARGGALYAERGCAGCHGPDGMADDRPGPMLAGQRPLYLYKMLLDYQAGRMAGADAAIMASVVREPSRQDMADLAEWLGALLRPAAAEAPEPPIVRGDRKRLIPPCSACHGAHGQGWDLQPALRGQNRDYLVKALQRFKKGERSNDVNAGMSQFAVKLTDEEIRALADYYGR from the coding sequence ATGCGTCCACTATTCTCCTGCCTGTTTTTGGGATTTGGCTTGGCCGTCGGCGTAACCCACGCCCTGGCGGAAGCCTTGCCTCTCTCCGAATGGCGACGCGAACTCGCAGCCAAACCCCAGGGCGATGCCGCACGGGGAGGCGCGCTCTACGCCGAGCGCGGCTGCGCCGGCTGCCACGGCCCGGACGGTATGGCGGACGACCGCCCAGGGCCCATGCTGGCCGGGCAACGCCCGCTGTACCTCTACAAGATGCTGTTGGATTACCAGGCCGGCCGGATGGCCGGAGCGGACGCAGCCATCATGGCTTCCGTGGTCCGGGAACCGAGCCGTCAGGACATGGCGGACCTGGCCGAATGGCTCGGCGCGCTTTTGCGGCCGGCAGCGGCTGAGGCGCCGGAACCCCCGATTGTTCGCGGCGACAGGAAGCGGCTCATCCCGCCCTGCTCGGCCTGCCACGGCGCCCACGGCCAGGGCTGGGATCTCCAGCCCGCGCTGCGGGGCCAGAACCGGGACTACCTCGTGAAAGCCCTGCAACGCTTCAAGAAAGGCGAGCGAAGCAACGACGTCAACGCCGGCATGAGCCAGTTCGCGGTCAAGCTCACGGACGAGGAAATCCGGGCGCTGGCCGACTATTACGGGCGCTGA
- a CDS encoding tyrosine-protein phosphatase, translated as MIDLHCHLLPAIDDGPENLAQALELARLAAASGIRRSVMTPHIQPGCWDNDQPGIERAFRAFQGELEREGIPLEVGMAAEVRVCAEIMSLLAQDRIPFLGEYRGKRVILLEFPHEQIPAGTDALVRWLLKRDILPMIAHPERNKAVIRDFSKIFPYVEMECLFQVTAGSLAGQFGERCEERALQFLEEGWITVVASDAHNVKYRPPNLGDGRDVVERVAGPEVAQKLVVDNPSEILGLRIP; from the coding sequence ATGATCGACCTTCATTGCCATCTGTTGCCGGCCATCGACGATGGTCCGGAAAATCTGGCCCAGGCGCTGGAGCTGGCCCGGCTCGCGGCGGCGAGCGGAATCCGGCGGTCGGTGATGACGCCGCATATTCAGCCGGGGTGCTGGGACAACGACCAGCCCGGCATCGAGCGCGCCTTCCGGGCGTTTCAGGGTGAGCTCGAGCGCGAAGGCATTCCGCTGGAAGTCGGCATGGCGGCGGAAGTGCGCGTGTGCGCCGAGATCATGAGCCTGCTGGCCCAGGACCGGATTCCCTTTCTCGGCGAATACCGGGGAAAGCGGGTCATCCTGCTCGAATTCCCCCATGAACAGATACCCGCCGGTACCGACGCACTGGTGCGCTGGCTGTTGAAGCGCGACATCCTGCCGATGATCGCCCATCCGGAGCGAAACAAGGCGGTCATCCGCGATTTCAGCAAGATATTCCCCTACGTGGAAATGGAGTGCCTGTTCCAGGTCACCGCCGGTTCGCTGGCCGGGCAGTTCGGCGAGCGCTGCGAGGAGCGAGCCCTGCAGTTCCTCGAGGAAGGCTGGATCACGGTGGTGGCTTCCGATGCGCATAACGTGAAGTATCGTCCCCCCAATCTGGGAGACGGGCGGGATGTGGTCGAGCGTGTTGCCGGTCCGGAAGTGGCGCAAAAACTGGTGGTCGACAACCCGAGCGAAATTCTCGGGTTGCGGATTCCCTAA
- the cysW gene encoding sulfate ABC transporter permease subunit CysW, with amino-acid sequence MSAQTLTFASHVHHVHHAARGEAPWVRWSLTAAALVFLALFLLMPLALVFVQAFAKGWETYVSALVDPMALAAIKLTLLVTLIAVPLNTVFGVAAAWAIAKFEFPGKNLLTTLIDLPFSVSPVVSGLIYVLLFGMQGWLGPWLHDHDIKLIFAVPGIVLATIFVTVPFVARELIPLMQAQGTEEEEAALVLGASGWQTFLHVTLPNIRWGLMYGVILCNARAMGEFGAVSVVSGHIRGATNTIPLHVEILYNEYNGAAAFAVASLLAMLALVTLALKSGLAWRLAQQVDAAKDQD; translated from the coding sequence ATGTCCGCACAAACGCTCACCTTCGCCTCGCACGTCCACCATGTCCATCACGCCGCCCGCGGCGAAGCGCCCTGGGTCCGATGGTCGCTGACCGCCGCCGCCCTGGTCTTTCTCGCCCTGTTCCTGCTGATGCCGCTGGCGCTGGTGTTCGTCCAGGCCTTCGCCAAGGGCTGGGAGACCTATGTCTCCGCGCTGGTGGACCCGATGGCCCTGGCCGCGATCAAACTCACCCTGCTGGTCACCCTGATCGCGGTGCCGCTGAACACGGTGTTCGGCGTGGCCGCGGCCTGGGCCATCGCCAAGTTCGAATTTCCCGGCAAGAACCTGCTCACCACGCTGATCGACCTGCCGTTCTCGGTGTCGCCGGTCGTATCCGGCCTGATCTATGTGCTGCTGTTCGGCATGCAGGGCTGGCTGGGGCCCTGGCTGCACGACCATGACATCAAGCTGATCTTCGCGGTGCCGGGCATCGTGCTGGCCACGATCTTCGTCACCGTGCCGTTCGTCGCCCGCGAGCTGATCCCGCTGATGCAGGCACAGGGCACCGAAGAGGAAGAGGCCGCGCTGGTGCTGGGCGCCTCGGGCTGGCAGACCTTCCTGCACGTCACGCTGCCCAACATCCGCTGGGGCCTGATGTACGGCGTGATTCTCTGCAACGCCAGGGCGATGGGGGAGTTCGGCGCGGTGTCGGTGGTGTCCGGCCACATCCGCGGCGCCACCAACACGATCCCGCTGCACGTGGAGATTCTCTACAACGAATACAACGGCGCTGCCGCCTTCGCGGTCGCCTCGCTCCTGGCCATGCTGGCCCTGGTCACCCTGGCCTTGAAGAGCGGCCTGGCGTGGCGGCTGGCCCAGCAGGTCGACGCTGCCAAAGACCAAGACTGA
- a CDS encoding sodium/proton-translocating pyrophosphatase, whose amino-acid sequence MNVSNIATFALASGAAGIVCALLNAGGILRKSAGSPDIQALTRAIQDGTRAFMKRQYVALAVVGSLLALALTKFGAWTANGFIAGVVASALAGYIGLAISVRADARTADAASAGLGAALSMAFRSGTATGLLVAGLALSTVAGYYVLTLSLGTPDDVHGGLLGLALGGSLMSVFARTVGGVWAKAAGGYAGDLVGREAKEAAAIGGCVGATAGHAAGTAADVFETFTVALVAAVLLARSVFGADSPWAEFPLLVAGLVLAASLGGACFVRLGKSRYLVGALYRGVVVTVILAGVGLYYGSEWFLGLPAVQPAFSVLNLFSAACTGLVLAGLNIVAAEYHTSKSFGFAKRIAAASRGGPATNVVAGLAAGLKSTGWSIAILCAAFVSPYSLGGGFSGHEGTGLFAVGLAAVAMASLGGVMVAIDGYGIAAQAAHGIAETAGLPDEVRQATASLDAAGQATRPVVQGYAVGAGGLAMLALFAEYSRCFSVPLALNLSDPVVLTGLFAGGLMPYLLGSVSLGAVGSVSGETGKGANATVRGAFKRALILVLVPLAVPLLVGLGGGREALGGMLVGAIVTGLFQAFAMSSGGGAWDSARRYIEDGMYGGSESEAHRAALTGDRVGSACKEAAGSALNPLIKLMGLVSVLIAPLLA is encoded by the coding sequence ATGAATGTGAGCAATATAGCGACGTTTGCTTTGGCCAGCGGTGCGGCGGGAATCGTCTGCGCTTTGTTGAACGCCGGCGGAATCTTGCGGAAGAGCGCCGGGTCTCCGGACATTCAGGCGCTGACGAGGGCGATCCAGGACGGGACCAGGGCGTTTATGAAACGGCAATACGTGGCCTTGGCGGTCGTCGGGAGCCTCCTGGCGCTGGCCCTGACCAAGTTCGGCGCCTGGACTGCGAACGGCTTCATCGCCGGGGTCGTCGCTTCGGCGCTGGCGGGTTACATCGGCTTGGCGATCTCGGTGCGGGCGGATGCCCGTACCGCCGACGCGGCAAGTGCCGGGCTAGGCGCGGCGCTGTCGATGGCCTTTCGAAGCGGAACGGCCACGGGACTCCTGGTCGCGGGACTGGCGTTGTCCACCGTGGCGGGCTATTACGTGCTCACGCTGTCCCTGGGGACGCCGGATGACGTGCACGGCGGTTTGCTGGGACTGGCGCTGGGCGGTTCTCTGATGAGCGTGTTCGCCAGGACGGTCGGCGGGGTCTGGGCAAAGGCGGCCGGCGGCTATGCCGGTGATCTCGTCGGGCGGGAGGCAAAGGAGGCCGCGGCCATCGGAGGGTGCGTCGGCGCCACGGCGGGACATGCGGCCGGAACCGCCGCCGACGTGTTCGAGACCTTCACCGTTGCGCTGGTGGCGGCGGTCCTGCTGGCGAGAAGCGTGTTCGGCGCCGACAGCCCTTGGGCCGAATTCCCGCTGCTGGTCGCGGGTCTCGTTCTGGCGGCTTCCCTGGGTGGCGCCTGTTTCGTGCGTCTGGGCAAAAGCCGCTACCTCGTGGGCGCCCTGTATCGCGGCGTGGTCGTCACCGTGATCCTGGCCGGCGTGGGCCTGTATTACGGGTCCGAATGGTTTCTCGGCCTGCCCGCCGTGCAGCCGGCCTTCAGCGTGCTGAACCTGTTCTCCGCGGCCTGTACCGGCCTGGTGCTGGCCGGGTTGAACATCGTCGCCGCGGAATACCACACCTCGAAGAGCTTCGGGTTCGCCAAGCGCATCGCCGCGGCCTCGCGCGGCGGCCCGGCGACCAACGTCGTCGCGGGTCTGGCCGCGGGGCTGAAATCCACCGGGTGGTCCATCGCCATTCTGTGCGCGGCTTTCGTCAGCCCTTACTCTCTCGGCGGCGGTTTTTCGGGCCACGAGGGGACGGGCTTGTTCGCGGTGGGGCTTGCCGCCGTCGCGATGGCTTCGCTCGGCGGCGTCATGGTCGCCATCGACGGGTACGGCATCGCCGCCCAAGCGGCGCACGGGATTGCCGAAACCGCCGGTTTGCCGGACGAGGTGCGCCAGGCTACCGCTTCCCTGGATGCCGCCGGCCAGGCGACACGCCCGGTGGTGCAGGGGTATGCCGTGGGCGCCGGCGGCTTGGCGATGCTTGCCCTGTTCGCCGAGTATTCCAGGTGCTTCAGCGTTCCCCTGGCACTGAATCTGTCCGATCCGGTCGTGCTGACCGGACTGTTCGCCGGCGGTCTGATGCCCTATCTGCTGGGTTCGGTGTCGCTGGGGGCGGTCGGCAGCGTTTCCGGCGAAACGGGCAAGGGGGCGAATGCCACCGTGCGCGGGGCGTTCAAGCGGGCGCTGATCCTGGTGCTGGTGCCTTTGGCGGTTCCGCTCCTCGTCGGGCTTGGCGGCGGCCGGGAGGCGCTGGGTGGCATGCTGGTCGGCGCCATCGTCACCGGCCTGTTCCAGGCATTCGCCATGAGCAGCGGCGGCGGTGCCTGGGACAGCGCGAGGCGGTACATCGAGGACGGCATGTACGGCGGCAGCGAATCCGAGGCGCACCGCGCGGCCTTGACCGGCGACCGGGTCGGAAGTGCCTGCAAGGAGGCGGCGGGATCGGCGCTCAACCCGCTGATCAAGCTGATGGGCCTGGTGTCCGTGCTGATCGCGCCGCTGCTGGCCTGA
- a CDS encoding c-type cytochrome produces the protein MENTTEILGLYPTWYQPALGSGWVLGIIAVIHVLASHTSVGAALVSTWLATVAVRRNRPELLEYVRRYGVFLLVFSYVLGSITGPGIWFSATVASPRGLSALIHSYVWWWATEWVFFFIEVVGIYLLVYLAGKVDGRSYLKIAWIFGLASWATMLIIVGILSFMMWPGQERWFTEGGTLDGFFGLYTFAQILSRTCFMLMAAALAGGLIAAYIRDGAFRLEMTRKLAWVGMLGAVLGAVFFQWGLTTLPESAQLLMKTRLPGSFVPAMWAILSAIVIYFATLLLRPGALNVPLAAAMMAALLIFGIWPEERARESMRKPYVAGQFVYSNQIIARDVPALGVKSELPALESRGMLALHPFIPEHLRRIGEGNALEAGHALAIVYCSNCHGLGTTGTRPFGEMFAGNRDAADIERFIKGALVTGNMVNMPRIPLRDDEAHALAQFIASLPLWHSITR, from the coding sequence ATGGAAAACACAACGGAGATACTCGGCCTGTATCCCACCTGGTACCAGCCGGCCCTGGGCAGCGGCTGGGTATTGGGCATCATCGCCGTGATTCACGTGCTGGCGTCCCATACCTCGGTCGGCGCGGCGCTGGTGTCGACCTGGCTCGCCACCGTCGCGGTCCGCCGCAACCGGCCGGAACTGCTGGAGTACGTCAGGCGGTACGGCGTCTTCCTGCTGGTTTTTTCCTACGTGCTCGGTTCCATCACCGGTCCCGGCATCTGGTTTTCGGCCACGGTCGCCAGCCCCCGGGGGCTCTCGGCCCTGATCCACAGCTATGTGTGGTGGTGGGCGACCGAATGGGTGTTCTTCTTCATCGAGGTGGTGGGCATCTACCTGCTGGTCTATCTGGCCGGGAAGGTGGACGGGCGAAGCTATCTGAAGATCGCCTGGATCTTCGGCCTCGCCTCCTGGGCCACGATGCTGATCATCGTCGGCATCCTGTCGTTCATGATGTGGCCCGGCCAGGAGCGCTGGTTCACCGAAGGCGGCACCCTCGACGGCTTTTTCGGCCTCTATACCTTCGCCCAGATACTGAGCCGCACCTGCTTCATGCTGATGGCGGCCGCCCTGGCGGGAGGGCTGATTGCCGCCTATATCCGGGACGGCGCCTTCCGGCTGGAAATGACCCGGAAGCTGGCCTGGGTGGGCATGCTCGGCGCGGTGCTGGGGGCGGTGTTTTTCCAGTGGGGACTGACGACCCTGCCGGAAAGCGCCCAGCTCCTGATGAAGACCCGCCTGCCGGGATCGTTCGTGCCGGCGATGTGGGCGATCCTGTCGGCGATCGTGATCTATTTCGCCACGCTGCTGCTGCGCCCCGGCGCGCTCAATGTCCCCCTCGCCGCCGCGATGATGGCGGCCTTGCTGATATTCGGCATCTGGCCGGAGGAGCGGGCGCGCGAATCCATGCGCAAACCCTACGTCGCCGGCCAGTTCGTTTACTCGAACCAGATCATCGCCCGCGACGTGCCGGCGCTGGGCGTGAAATCCGAGCTGCCGGCCCTCGAATCCCGCGGCATGCTGGCGCTGCACCCGTTCATCCCCGAGCACCTGCGCCGCATCGGCGAAGGCAACGCACTGGAAGCCGGCCATGCCCTGGCGATCGTGTACTGCTCCAACTGCCACGGCCTGGGCACCACGGGCACCCGCCCCTTCGGCGAGATGTTCGCCGGCAACCGCGACGCCGCGGACATCGAACGCTTCATCAAAGGCGCCCTGGTCACCGGGAACATGGTGAACATGCCGCGCATCCCCTTGCGCGACGACGAAGCGCATGCGCTGGCGCAGTTCATCGCCAGCCTGCCCCTGTGGCACTCCATCACCCGCTGA
- the cysT gene encoding sulfate ABC transporter permease subunit CysT encodes MRTYRQHSVLPGFPLALGFTLLYLGLIVLVPLSATFLKSATLGWGGFFEAVTTPRVLASYKLTFGAALAAAAINAVMGLLVAWVLVRYEFPGRKLADAFVDLPFALPTAVAGIALATLYSSKGWIGQLAAQAGFKIAFTPLGITIALTFIGLPFVVRTVQPILEDLEPELEEAAASLGATRWQTFLEVILPTLSPALMTGFALAFARGVGEYGSVIFIAGNIPLVSEITPLLIITKLEQYDYAGATALAVSMLLVSFTLLLAINLLQWWTQTRRGFRL; translated from the coding sequence ATGAGGACCTACCGGCAACACAGCGTCCTGCCCGGCTTTCCGCTGGCGCTGGGCTTCACCCTGCTCTATCTCGGCCTGATCGTGCTGGTCCCGCTGTCTGCGACCTTCCTCAAGAGCGCCACCCTGGGCTGGGGCGGATTCTTCGAGGCCGTCACCACGCCGCGCGTGCTGGCGTCCTACAAGCTGACCTTCGGCGCTGCGCTCGCCGCCGCGGCGATCAACGCCGTCATGGGCCTGCTGGTGGCCTGGGTGCTGGTGCGCTACGAGTTCCCCGGACGCAAGCTGGCCGACGCCTTCGTCGACCTGCCCTTCGCCCTGCCCACCGCCGTCGCCGGCATTGCCCTCGCCACCCTTTATTCGAGCAAGGGCTGGATCGGGCAGTTGGCGGCCCAGGCGGGGTTCAAGATCGCCTTCACCCCGCTGGGCATCACGATCGCCCTGACCTTCATCGGGCTGCCCTTCGTGGTGCGGACGGTACAGCCGATCCTGGAGGACCTGGAACCGGAGCTGGAGGAAGCGGCGGCCAGCCTGGGCGCCACCCGCTGGCAAACCTTCCTCGAGGTGATCCTGCCGACCCTCTCGCCCGCCCTGATGACCGGATTCGCCCTGGCCTTCGCCCGCGGCGTCGGCGAATACGGCTCGGTGATCTTCATCGCCGGCAACATTCCGCTGGTCTCGGAAATCACCCCGCTGCTCATCATCACCAAGCTGGAGCAATACGATTACGCCGGCGCCACCGCCCTGGCGGTGTCCATGCTGCTGGTCTCGTTCACTCTGCTGCTGGCCATCAACCTGCTGCAGTGGTGGACCCAGACCCGCCGCGGCTTTCGTCTCTGA
- a CDS encoding sulfate/molybdate ABC transporter ATP-binding protein: MSIEIRHISKSFGSFQALKGIDLTIGSGELVALLGPSGCGKTTLLRIIAGLEAADSGQILFHGEDTTHRHVRERQVGFVFQHYALFRHMSVFENIAFGLRVRPRAQRPPEADIRRRVHELLELVQLDWLADRYPGQLSGGQRQRIALARALAVEPKVLLLDEPFGALDAKVRKDLRRWLRRLHDELHITSVFVTHDQEEALEVADRVVVLNAGQIEQVGSADEVYDHPATPFVCQFIGDVNLFHGRVHDGRAHIGETVIDLAGTAESDAERALFFARPHEIEIGSASGNGAGITAVVRDIRRRGNAVRVELERKDGQGAVEAELSREAFGRHAIKHGDEVVIQPRRIRVFQP, encoded by the coding sequence ATGAGCATCGAAATCCGCCACATCAGCAAATCCTTCGGCAGCTTCCAGGCCCTCAAGGGCATCGACCTGACCATCGGTTCCGGCGAACTGGTGGCCCTGCTCGGTCCCTCCGGCTGCGGCAAGACCACGCTGCTGCGCATCATCGCCGGGCTGGAGGCCGCCGACAGCGGGCAGATCCTGTTCCACGGCGAGGACACGACGCACCGCCACGTCCGCGAGCGGCAGGTCGGCTTCGTCTTCCAGCACTACGCGCTGTTCCGCCACATGAGCGTGTTCGAGAACATCGCCTTCGGCCTGCGGGTGCGCCCGCGCGCCCAGCGCCCGCCCGAAGCCGACATCAGGCGGCGGGTGCACGAGCTGCTGGAACTGGTCCAGCTCGACTGGCTGGCCGACCGCTATCCCGGCCAGCTCTCCGGCGGCCAGCGCCAGCGCATCGCGCTAGCCCGCGCCCTGGCGGTAGAGCCCAAGGTTCTGCTATTGGACGAACCTTTCGGCGCGCTGGACGCCAAGGTCCGCAAGGATCTGCGCCGCTGGCTGCGGCGGCTGCACGACGAGCTGCACATCACCTCGGTCTTCGTCACCCACGATCAGGAAGAAGCGCTGGAAGTGGCCGACCGGGTCGTGGTGCTGAACGCCGGGCAGATCGAACAGGTCGGTTCGGCGGACGAGGTCTACGACCATCCCGCCACGCCCTTCGTGTGCCAGTTCATCGGCGACGTCAACCTGTTCCACGGCCGGGTGCACGACGGCCGCGCCCACATCGGCGAGACGGTCATCGACCTGGCAGGCACAGCGGAATCGGACGCGGAGCGAGCCTTGTTCTTCGCCCGGCCGCACGAAATCGAGATCGGCTCGGCGAGCGGAAACGGAGCGGGCATCACCGCCGTCGTCCGCGACATCCGGCGGCGCGGCAACGCCGTGCGGGTAGAACTGGAGCGCAAGGACGGCCAGGGCGCCGTGGAAGCGGAACTGAGCCGCGAAGCGTTCGGGCGCCACGCCATCAAGCACGGCGACGAGGTGGTGATCCAACCCCGCCGGATCCGAGTGTTTCAGCCCTGA
- a CDS encoding IS5 family transposase, producing the protein MIRESLFAAEEREAKLDRLGDVLREMEKHIDFKVLAAEIDRAAPRPSRARGGRPPFPTELMVRAFLLQNLYGLSDEQMEFQVLDRLSFQRFLGLRRSSQVPDRTTFWTFRERLTAAQAGDALFEAVNRQLARHGYIARGGQIVDASLVPVPRQHVTEEEGEQIKAQAMPADWKPAERRQRDVDATWTKKHGKSYFGYKLSVSADRRYKLIRKLKVSTASQNDTLHLEDVLDSANTGRDLYGDKGYVDGEREARLKSRGWRVHIQRKAEKGRPLSVCQKRRNTRIARVRARVEHVFATLDQMGGKLLRCIGLDRARFLLAGKAATYNLRRLCSLKACGVVAF; encoded by the coding sequence ATGATCAGAGAGAGCCTATTCGCCGCGGAGGAACGTGAGGCCAAGCTGGATCGCTTGGGCGACGTGCTGCGAGAGATGGAAAAGCACATCGACTTCAAGGTGCTGGCCGCCGAAATCGATCGGGCCGCACCGCGTCCAAGCCGAGCGCGTGGCGGACGCCCGCCGTTTCCGACCGAACTGATGGTGCGTGCATTCCTCCTTCAGAACTTGTACGGACTGAGCGATGAACAAATGGAGTTTCAAGTGCTGGACCGCCTGAGTTTTCAGCGCTTCCTAGGCCTGCGGCGCAGCAGCCAGGTGCCGGACCGGACCACGTTCTGGACCTTCCGCGAGCGGTTGACGGCAGCGCAGGCCGGGGACGCGCTGTTCGAGGCGGTGAACCGGCAACTGGCGCGGCACGGCTATATCGCGCGAGGCGGTCAGATCGTGGACGCCAGCCTGGTTCCCGTGCCCCGGCAGCACGTCACCGAGGAAGAAGGAGAACAGATCAAGGCGCAGGCGATGCCTGCGGACTGGAAGCCTGCCGAGCGGCGGCAGCGGGACGTCGACGCCACCTGGACGAAGAAGCACGGCAAGTCCTACTTCGGCTACAAGCTGTCGGTTAGCGCGGACCGGCGCTACAAGCTGATCCGCAAGCTCAAGGTCAGCACCGCCAGTCAGAATGACACCCTGCACCTGGAGGACGTGCTGGACAGCGCCAACACCGGACGCGACCTCTACGGCGACAAGGGCTACGTCGATGGCGAGCGAGAGGCCCGCCTCAAGAGCCGGGGCTGGCGAGTCCACATCCAACGCAAGGCGGAGAAGGGCCGCCCCCTGTCCGTCTGCCAGAAGCGCCGCAACACCCGCATCGCCCGAGTCCGGGCGCGCGTCGAGCATGTATTCGCCACGCTGGACCAGATGGGCGGCAAGCTGCTGCGCTGCATCGGCCTGGACCGGGCCAGGTTCCTGCTTGCGGGGAAGGCGGCGACCTACAACCTACGCCGCCTGTGCAGCCTCAAGGCGTGCGGAGTGGTGGCCTTCTGA
- a CDS encoding FAD/NAD(P)-binding protein has protein sequence MKPASPPQTIAIIGAGFSGTLVAAHLLSRAKAPLTIHLIERERSRFARGVAYSTTEDCHLLNVPAGNMSAYPDDREHFLRWAQARAGELLDCACVSEVTAAAYLPRRAYGDYLTQVLDEAERGAAPGVGLERRIDEVVSLKVEGEAVDLRLASGAQLRADRVVLALGNFRPGDPSGGDAAFYRSARYHGDPWAPDVLERLLPTESCLLVGSGLTMVDWAITLNQAGYRGTIHVVSRRGLWPHSHKPGAPAAFALDPSGAKGAVRAGLHRLRDYIRKSGADWRPAIDALRPATPILWKSLGLSEQRRFLRHLRTLWDCHRHRLAPGIAARLAAMLDSGQLVRHVGRIRGFRDLGGQVEVVIRPRGSDRNHEFRVDAVVNCSGSESDYRRLDSPLVKALLGQRLIRPDPLALGLDVADSGALVDAEGVASEFLFTLGPPQKGHWWETTAVPEIRGQAARLAAELLGV, from the coding sequence ATGAAACCTGCTTCTCCACCCCAAACCATCGCCATCATCGGCGCCGGCTTCAGCGGCACCCTGGTGGCCGCGCACCTGTTGTCCAGGGCGAAGGCGCCGCTGACGATCCATCTGATCGAGCGGGAGCGCAGCCGCTTCGCCCGCGGCGTCGCCTACAGCACTACCGAGGACTGCCACCTCCTCAACGTGCCCGCCGGGAACATGAGCGCTTATCCCGACGACCGCGAGCACTTCCTGCGCTGGGCGCAGGCCCGGGCGGGCGAATTGCTCGACTGCGCCTGCGTCAGCGAAGTGACGGCCGCAGCCTATCTGCCGCGGCGGGCTTATGGGGATTACCTCACCCAGGTGCTCGATGAAGCCGAACGCGGTGCGGCGCCCGGCGTAGGCCTTGAGCGCCGGATCGACGAGGTTGTTTCCTTGAAGGTCGAGGGCGAGGCGGTCGACCTCCGGCTGGCCTCCGGCGCGCAGCTCCGGGCCGACCGCGTCGTGCTGGCGCTGGGCAATTTCCGCCCCGGCGATCCGTCCGGCGGCGATGCCGCGTTTTACCGCAGCGCCCGCTACCACGGCGACCCCTGGGCGCCCGATGTGTTGGAAAGGCTCCTGCCGACCGAGTCCTGCCTGCTGGTGGGCAGCGGCCTCACCATGGTCGATTGGGCCATCACCTTGAACCAGGCCGGGTACCGCGGCACCATCCACGTGGTGTCGAGGCGGGGCCTGTGGCCGCATAGCCACAAGCCGGGTGCGCCGGCTGCTTTCGCGCTCGATCCTTCCGGGGCGAAGGGCGCCGTTAGAGCAGGGCTGCACCGCCTCCGCGACTATATCCGCAAATCCGGCGCCGACTGGCGTCCCGCGATCGACGCGCTGCGGCCGGCGACCCCGATTCTATGGAAGAGTCTCGGACTCTCGGAGCAGCGCCGCTTCCTGCGCCATCTGCGCACCTTGTGGGATTGCCACCGCCATCGGCTGGCGCCCGGCATCGCGGCGCGGCTGGCCGCGATGCTGGATTCCGGGCAACTGGTCCGCCACGTGGGGCGCATCCGTGGCTTTCGTGACCTTGGCGGCCAGGTCGAAGTCGTCATCCGGCCGCGGGGAAGTGATCGGAACCATGAATTCCGTGTCGATGCGGTGGTGAACTGTTCCGGTTCGGAGAGCGATTACCGCAGGCTCGACAGTCCGCTGGTCAAGGCTCTGCTGGGCCAGCGGCTGATCCGGCCGGATCCCCTGGCGCTGGGGTTGGATGTCGCCGACAGCGGGGCCTTGGTCGATGCGGAAGGCGTCGCGTCCGAGTTCCTGTTCACGCTCGGGCCGCCGCAGAAAGGGCATTGGTGGGAAACCACGGCGGTGCCGGAGATACGCGGCCAGGCCGCCAGGCTGGCGGCGGAGTTGCTGGGAGTCTAG